One Deinococcus grandis DNA window includes the following coding sequences:
- a CDS encoding DUF4041 domain-containing protein, protein MQTGILFLLLIGLVVALVFTTQQAKKSRQSAEAQLAAAKAQASEVITAQQARLTALDQEIEPYRPIQSIEARCQELQQQATSLQTEVKHHQRRLDDLQREITPLELESIAREFGIYEPKYDLGDSAKYKTALDALRKTQKELIRDNKAVAVPHAWTVNGSQAAGRKMLKEIAQLQLWAFNGETEALIQRVRFDNVTRIEQRIRELFKKVNVLDGETGSRLTDAFLTLKLQELYLVHEYQEKRQAELEEQRAIREQMRDEERAQKELERAQAEALKEEQRYATALEKAQRDAATAQGARQAQLQQEIERLTLALEDAHRRQERALSMAQQTRAGHVYVISNIGSFGEDVYKIGMTRRLEPLDRVRELGDASVPFTFDVHAVIYSEDAPKLESDLHRAFSTRRVNQINHKKEFFRVTLDEIRTFVEQHHGEIDFTLAAEAADYRKTLALQA, encoded by the coding sequence ATGCAAACTGGCATCCTGTTCCTGCTGCTCATCGGCCTCGTGGTTGCGCTGGTCTTCACCACACAACAGGCGAAAAAATCCCGGCAGTCAGCGGAAGCGCAATTGGCCGCAGCCAAGGCGCAGGCCTCTGAGGTCATCACGGCCCAGCAGGCTCGGTTGACCGCACTGGATCAGGAGATTGAACCGTACCGCCCCATCCAGAGCATCGAGGCGAGGTGCCAGGAACTTCAGCAGCAGGCCACCAGCCTCCAGACAGAAGTCAAGCACCATCAACGTCGCCTGGATGATCTTCAACGTGAGATCACGCCTCTCGAACTGGAATCCATTGCACGCGAGTTCGGTATCTACGAGCCGAAGTACGACCTGGGCGACTCGGCAAAGTACAAGACGGCACTGGACGCCCTGCGCAAGACACAGAAGGAACTCATCCGGGATAACAAGGCGGTCGCCGTTCCCCACGCCTGGACGGTGAACGGCAGTCAGGCCGCAGGGCGCAAGATGCTCAAGGAGATCGCCCAGCTTCAGCTCTGGGCGTTCAACGGTGAAACCGAAGCCCTGATCCAGCGGGTCCGCTTCGACAACGTGACCAGAATCGAGCAACGCATCCGGGAGCTGTTCAAGAAAGTCAACGTCCTGGACGGCGAGACCGGGAGCCGCCTTACCGACGCCTTCCTGACCCTCAAGTTGCAGGAGCTGTACCTCGTTCACGAGTATCAGGAAAAACGGCAGGCTGAACTGGAGGAGCAGCGGGCCATCCGCGAACAGATGCGTGACGAGGAACGGGCACAGAAAGAACTGGAACGCGCACAGGCCGAAGCCCTGAAAGAAGAACAGCGGTACGCCACCGCTCTGGAGAAAGCCCAGCGGGACGCAGCAACCGCACAGGGAGCCAGACAGGCACAGCTTCAGCAGGAAATCGAACGACTGACCCTCGCCCTTGAGGACGCTCATCGCCGACAGGAACGGGCACTGTCGATGGCCCAACAGACCCGAGCCGGGCACGTCTACGTCATCTCGAATATCGGCAGTTTCGGCGAGGACGTCTACAAAATCGGCATGACACGCCGCCTGGAACCACTGGACCGCGTGAGGGAACTGGGTGACGCGTCGGTCCCGTTCACGTTCGACGTCCACGCCGTTATCTACAGCGAGGACGCACCGAAACTGGAATCTGACCTTCACCGCGCCTTTTCCACGCGGCGCGTCAACCAGATCAACCACAAGAAGGAATTCTTCCGGGTGACGCTCGACGAGATCAGAACCTTCGTGGAGCAGCACCACGGCGAGATCGACTTCACGCTGGCTGCCGAGGCCGCAGATTATCGGAAGACACTGGCCCTACAAGCCTGA
- a CDS encoding DEAD/DEAH box helicase: protein MTQHTRAPRRASTAPSAASTTPAPTVRDWQTLLGDRTPTPVQAQAIPALMDGRDVITTARTGSGKTLAFLIPAAARGIGMRQTRGMQPEALVITPTRELAVQIRDVATELGMTAGRITGGITPGQTTREATGKGLITGTPGRLKDLIGRGELKLNNLRYVVLDEADELLSLGFLRDVGDILRHARDQQPQGRTLQIAMASATFPAEIRDVAQRFMHDPARIDVAPTPGADATGDILGGVSTATHLLQHTTKDTLLTDAAQHTRAALKEPGGCVVLFSRTKHLVKRRAQHLGDLLPGEQVSPLEGNMDQKKRERTMQALRDGQSRILVATDIAGRGIDLPEVRLVIHLDVAATAEDHVHRSGRTARAGRDGTNLILLAPEQRALWQGIRRKLPAALQPPATPEERQIDPEVQEKRGQGRGQGQTQNRGGQPARGAQQPRGTQSSSQGQRQGAPRQGQQGRSEGRPQRSDARPQQRQDTPGTGAGRVGPQRPKRRR, encoded by the coding sequence ATGACCCAGCACACCCGCGCGCCCCGCCGCGCCAGCACCGCTCCCTCCGCCGCCAGCACCACCCCCGCCCCCACCGTGCGCGACTGGCAGACCCTCCTGGGCGACCGCACGCCCACCCCCGTGCAGGCTCAGGCGATCCCCGCGCTGATGGACGGCCGGGACGTCATCACGACCGCCCGCACCGGCAGCGGCAAGACCCTGGCGTTCCTGATCCCGGCCGCCGCGCGCGGCATCGGCATGCGCCAAACGCGCGGCATGCAGCCCGAGGCGCTGGTCATCACGCCCACCCGCGAACTCGCCGTGCAGATCCGCGACGTCGCCACGGAACTCGGCATGACCGCGGGGCGCATCACGGGCGGCATCACTCCCGGCCAGACGACCCGCGAGGCGACCGGGAAGGGCCTGATCACCGGCACGCCCGGCCGCCTGAAGGACCTGATCGGCCGCGGCGAACTGAAACTGAACAACCTCCGCTACGTCGTGCTGGATGAAGCCGACGAACTGCTCTCGCTGGGCTTCCTGCGCGACGTGGGCGACATCCTCCGCCACGCCCGCGACCAGCAACCCCAGGGCCGCACCCTGCAGATCGCCATGGCCTCCGCCACGTTCCCCGCCGAGATCCGCGACGTCGCCCAGCGCTTCATGCACGACCCCGCCCGCATCGACGTGGCCCCCACCCCCGGCGCGGACGCCACCGGCGACATCCTGGGCGGCGTCAGCACCGCCACGCACCTGCTGCAGCACACCACCAAGGACACCCTCCTGACCGACGCGGCCCAGCACACCCGCGCCGCCCTGAAGGAACCCGGCGGGTGCGTCGTGCTGTTCAGCCGCACCAAACACCTCGTCAAACGCCGCGCCCAGCACCTCGGCGACCTCCTCCCCGGCGAACAGGTCAGCCCCCTTGAGGGGAACATGGACCAGAAGAAACGCGAACGCACCATGCAGGCGCTCCGCGACGGACAGTCCCGTATTCTCGTCGCCACCGACATCGCCGGGCGTGGCATCGACCTGCCCGAAGTGCGCCTCGTGATTCACCTGGACGTCGCCGCGACCGCCGAGGACCACGTCCACCGCTCGGGCCGCACCGCCCGCGCCGGACGCGACGGCACCAACCTGATCCTCCTCGCGCCCGAACAGCGCGCCCTGTGGCAGGGCATCCGCCGCAAACTCCCCGCCGCGCTGCAACCCCCCGCCACACCCGAGGAACGCCAGATCGACCCCGAAGTGCAGGAAAAACGTGGCCAGGGACGCGGCCAGGGCCAGACCCAGAACCGGGGCGGCCAGCCCGCACGCGGCGCCCAGCAACCCCGCGGCACCCAGAGCAGCAGCCAGGGCCAGCGTCAGGGCGCCCCCCGCCAGGGCCAGCAGGGCCGCAGCGAGGGACGCCCCCAGCGCAGCGACGCCCGCCCCCAGCAGCGCCAGGACACCCCCGGCACCGGCGCCGGCCGCGTCGGCCCCCAACGCCCCAAACGCCGCCGCTAA
- a CDS encoding MogA/MoaB family molybdenum cofactor biosynthesis protein, whose amino-acid sequence MTDAPDGTPTPSPVQPGGSAGSHREASPRRVRVAILTVSDTRTPETDTSGQFLRAEIEAQGHEVVAYRVVKDDAVQIRSALVAFTREATVVISSGGTGITGRDVTVPVVESLITKPIPGFGELFRMLSYQQVGGAAMLSRAVAGLVRGAVVFAMPGSLNAVQTAWNGILKDELGHLAFEVERHGQPGVLTPPPLPGPDAPAPPPMPGAGGGVAAGLGRHKKGGGL is encoded by the coding sequence ATGACCGACGCCCCGGACGGCACGCCCACCCCCTCCCCCGTTCAGCCCGGCGGTTCGGCCGGTTCGCACCGCGAGGCCTCGCCCCGGCGGGTGCGGGTGGCGATCCTGACGGTCAGTGACACCCGCACGCCCGAGACGGACACCAGCGGGCAGTTCCTGCGCGCCGAGATCGAGGCGCAGGGGCACGAGGTCGTGGCGTACCGCGTCGTGAAGGACGACGCCGTGCAGATCCGCTCGGCCCTCGTGGCGTTCACGCGCGAGGCGACCGTCGTGATCTCCAGCGGCGGCACCGGCATCACGGGCCGCGACGTGACCGTGCCGGTCGTGGAGAGCCTGATCACCAAACCCATCCCCGGCTTCGGCGAGCTGTTCCGGATGCTCAGCTACCAGCAGGTGGGCGGCGCGGCCATGCTGTCACGCGCCGTGGCCGGACTGGTGCGCGGCGCGGTGGTGTTCGCCATGCCGGGCAGCCTGAACGCCGTGCAGACCGCCTGGAACGGCATCCTGAAGGACGAGCTGGGTCACCTCGCGTTCGAGGTGGAACGCCACGGGCAGCCGGGCGTCCTGACCCCGCCCCCCCTCCCCGGGCCGGACGCCCCGGCGCCACCCCCGATGCCCGGCGCGGGGGGTGGCGTGGCCGCCGGCCTGGGCCGCCACAAGAAGGGCGGGGGCCTGTGA
- a CDS encoding DUF721 domain-containing protein, producing MSGPLRLGDLMGATLGSAKLTGGIQRARAILLWPQAVGPEIARITRPRTQQGGTLFVEVRDSATAHHLSMQRHHFLKALNALLPDAPLTELRFGVGTVREPTAPVAVAPLPAPDRARARELVQDVPDDLKSAALRAAEAITRARKWREEQGFRPCPVCGEASREQPCRACTLTLEDPNVRRAARALMRHPERLEGLRDTLGNSGVQAARFLALRQLEEQLELLALECVRSGEGGGYQGFLAEQAALYLTLFLSRPRAALKRSDRAYLPERVRHVLNASD from the coding sequence ATGAGCGGCCCGCTGCGGCTGGGTGACCTGATGGGCGCCACGCTGGGCAGCGCGAAACTCACCGGGGGCATCCAGCGGGCGCGGGCGATCCTGCTGTGGCCGCAGGCGGTCGGGCCGGAGATCGCGCGGATCACGCGGCCTCGCACGCAGCAGGGCGGCACGCTGTTCGTGGAGGTCCGCGACAGCGCCACCGCGCACCACCTCAGCATGCAGCGGCACCACTTCCTGAAGGCCCTGAACGCCCTGCTGCCCGACGCGCCCCTGACCGAGCTGCGTTTCGGGGTGGGCACCGTGCGCGAACCGACCGCGCCGGTGGCGGTGGCGCCGCTGCCCGCTCCGGACCGCGCCCGCGCACGGGAACTCGTGCAGGACGTTCCGGACGACCTGAAGAGTGCCGCGCTGCGCGCCGCCGAGGCGATCACCCGCGCGCGCAAGTGGCGTGAGGAACAGGGCTTCCGGCCCTGCCCGGTGTGCGGCGAGGCCAGCCGCGAGCAGCCCTGCCGCGCCTGCACGCTGACGCTGGAGGATCCGAACGTGCGCCGCGCCGCCAGGGCGCTGATGCGCCACCCCGAGCGGCTGGAGGGCCTGCGCGACACGCTGGGGAACAGTGGCGTGCAGGCCGCGCGGTTCCTGGCGCTGCGGCAGCTGGAGGAACAACTGGAGCTGCTGGCGCTGGAATGCGTCCGCAGCGGCGAGGGCGGCGGGTACCAGGGGTTCCTGGCCGAGCAGGCGGCGCTGTACCTGACGCTGTTCCTCAGCCGGCCCCGCGCCGCCCTGAAACGCAGTGACCGCGCGTACCTGCCCGAGCGGGTGCGGCACGTCCTGAACGCCAGCGACTGA
- the recF gene encoding DNA replication/repair protein RecF (All proteins in this family for which functions are known are DNA-binding proteins that assist the filamentation of RecA onto DNA for the initiation of recombination or recombinational repair.): protein MRLDSLSTLNYRNLAPCTLLFPAGVTGVFGENGAGKTNLLEAAFLALTGLTDVTRLEQLVQQGETEAYVRADLESSGSLSVQEVGLGRGRRQLKVDGVRVRTGDLPRGSAVWIRPEDSELVFGSPSGRRAFLDSLLSRLSARYAEVLSRYERTVSQRNAALRGGEKWAMHVWDESLVRLGTEIMTVRRRALVRLNELAAEANAALGSRKSLTLSLAESTTPEAYAQDLASRRAEELARGSTATGPHRDDLVLTLGDFPASEYASRGEGRTVALALRRAELELLAERFGERPVLLIDDFSAELDPGRRAFLLDLAASVPQAIVTGTERAPGAALTLRAHGGRFTPEVTTEPLPEEVSA from the coding sequence GTGCGTCTGGATTCGCTGTCCACCCTGAATTACCGGAATCTCGCCCCGTGTACCTTGCTGTTCCCGGCGGGCGTGACCGGGGTCTTCGGGGAGAACGGCGCGGGCAAGACGAACCTGCTGGAGGCGGCGTTCCTGGCGCTGACCGGCCTGACGGACGTGACGCGCCTGGAGCAGCTGGTGCAGCAGGGCGAGACCGAGGCGTACGTGCGGGCCGACCTGGAGAGCAGCGGCAGCCTGAGCGTGCAGGAGGTCGGGCTGGGGCGCGGGCGGCGGCAGCTGAAGGTGGACGGCGTGCGCGTGCGCACCGGGGACCTGCCGCGTGGGAGCGCCGTGTGGATCCGTCCGGAGGACAGCGAACTGGTGTTCGGGTCGCCGTCGGGGCGGCGGGCGTTCCTGGATTCGCTGCTGTCGCGCCTGAGCGCCCGCTACGCGGAGGTGCTGTCGCGGTACGAGCGGACGGTGTCGCAGCGCAACGCGGCCCTGCGCGGCGGTGAGAAATGGGCGATGCACGTCTGGGACGAGTCCCTGGTGCGCCTCGGGACCGAGATCATGACGGTGCGCCGCCGCGCCCTGGTGCGCCTGAACGAACTGGCGGCCGAAGCGAACGCGGCGCTGGGCAGCCGCAAGAGCCTGACGCTGAGCCTCGCGGAGTCCACCACGCCCGAGGCGTACGCGCAGGATCTGGCGTCGCGCCGCGCGGAGGAACTCGCGCGGGGCAGCACCGCGACCGGCCCGCACCGGGACGATCTGGTGCTGACGCTGGGGGACTTCCCGGCCAGCGAGTACGCCAGCCGTGGCGAGGGCCGCACGGTGGCGCTGGCGCTGCGCCGCGCGGAACTGGAGCTGCTGGCGGAACGCTTTGGCGAGCGGCCGGTGCTGCTGATCGACGATTTCTCGGCGGAACTCGATCCGGGGCGGCGGGCGTTCCTGCTGGACCTGGCGGCCAGCGTGCCGCAGGCGATCGTGACCGGGACCGAGCGCGCGCCCGGCGCGGCGCTGACCCTGCGGGCGCATGGAGGCCGCTTCACGCCAGAGGTCACCACTGAACCCCTGCCCGAGGAGGTGAGCGCGTGA
- a CDS encoding PaaI family thioesterase: MTTTPRPVPSPDDLTAFGAGHLPGLIGIRFTHAERGLLRSELTVRPELLAPNGFLHAASVVALADTTCGYGTRILLPEGAQSFTTIELKSNHLGTARDGTVTCEARSVHAGRTTQVWDAEVRAPDGKLMALFRCTQAVLYPR; the protein is encoded by the coding sequence ATGACCACCACCCCCCGTCCCGTCCCCAGCCCGGACGACCTGACCGCGTTCGGCGCGGGGCACCTGCCCGGCCTGATCGGCATCCGCTTCACGCACGCCGAGCGGGGGCTGCTGCGCAGCGAGTTGACCGTTCGGCCCGAACTGCTCGCCCCGAACGGCTTCCTGCACGCCGCGAGCGTTGTCGCGCTGGCCGACACCACCTGCGGGTACGGCACCCGCATCCTCCTGCCCGAGGGCGCGCAGTCGTTCACGACCATCGAACTCAAGAGCAACCACCTCGGCACCGCCCGCGACGGCACCGTCACCTGCGAGGCCCGGAGCGTCCACGCCGGGCGCACCACCCAGGTCTGGGACGCCGAGGTCCGCGCGCCGGACGGCAAACTCATGGCCCTGTTCCGCTGCACGCAGGCCGTGCTGTACCCCCGCTGA
- the aat gene encoding leucyl/phenylalanyl-tRNA--protein transferase, with protein MPAAQPWLTHPDPLTRQVARAYAQGAFLMDNGDGVQFYSVDDRAIVPMTEADGLHVARRLRRDLRHFTYRVDTNFDAVLAGCRGLLPGSPPRDGEWISDDLTAIYGHLHDTGLAHSFEAYRGGELAGGVLGLALGSAFIAESKFHRVTNGSKAALIGLAGHLHARGFTLLDAQIQNPHLQTLGVYEISADDYAHRLQDALGTDATL; from the coding sequence GTGCCCGCCGCGCAGCCCTGGCTGACCCACCCCGACCCCCTGACCCGGCAGGTCGCCCGCGCCTACGCGCAGGGTGCCTTCCTGATGGACAACGGCGACGGCGTGCAGTTCTACAGCGTCGACGACCGCGCCATCGTGCCCATGACCGAGGCTGACGGCCTGCACGTCGCCCGCCGCCTCCGCCGCGACCTGCGGCACTTCACGTACCGCGTGGATACCAACTTCGACGCCGTTCTCGCCGGGTGCCGCGGCCTGCTCCCCGGCAGCCCCCCCCGCGACGGCGAGTGGATCAGCGACGACCTCACCGCCATCTACGGCCACCTGCACGACACCGGCCTCGCGCACTCCTTCGAGGCGTACAGAGGCGGGGAACTCGCGGGCGGCGTCCTCGGCCTCGCCCTGGGCAGCGCGTTCATCGCCGAGAGCAAATTCCACCGCGTCACCAATGGCAGCAAGGCCGCCCTCATCGGCCTCGCCGGGCACCTGCACGCGCGGGGCTTCACCCTCCTCGACGCGCAGATCCAGAACCCGCACCTCCAGACCCTCGGCGTGTACGAGATCAGCGCCGACGACTACGCCCACCGCCTCCAGGACGCCCTGGGCACCGACGCCACGCTGTAA
- the ffh gene encoding signal recognition particle protein, translating into MFESLGNKLQDILDRVGKERQLTEAQVKAAMREIRMALLEADVNFGVAKDFVARVSEKAVGQSVEGSLTAGQTVVKLVHDELIETLGGKTIQPELKTEGNVWFMVGLQGAGKTTSTGKLAAHYKSKGRRVLLVAADTQRPAARDQLEVLAKQVGVPVLKVADGESPAETKRRVDEHLKTDFRDLVIVDTAGRLQIDEALMDQLADLQATMQPTESLLVVDAMTGQEALNVAQTFDQRVNVTGLIITKMDGDARGGAALSARSVTGKPIYFAGTSEKIAGLDAFHPDRVAGRILGMGDVLGLIERAQQADLKAMEVKKPGDFDLEDLLLQLRQIRKMGPLGDLLKLIPGMSRALPEGFNIDEKQLQRIDAMISSMTVKERRNPKIIDGRRRKRIAAGSGHSVQDINKLLKMHEQMKDMMKMLQRMSGPGGKGMKPPRMPNVPPSLKR; encoded by the coding sequence ATGTTTGAGTCCCTGGGCAACAAGTTGCAGGACATCCTGGACCGGGTGGGTAAGGAACGCCAGCTGACCGAGGCGCAGGTCAAGGCCGCTATGCGCGAGATCCGCATGGCGCTGCTGGAAGCCGACGTGAACTTCGGCGTCGCGAAGGACTTCGTGGCGCGGGTCAGCGAGAAGGCCGTCGGGCAGTCCGTGGAGGGCAGCCTGACCGCCGGGCAGACCGTCGTGAAGCTCGTGCACGACGAACTGATCGAGACCCTGGGTGGCAAGACCATCCAGCCGGAACTGAAAACCGAGGGCAACGTCTGGTTCATGGTGGGCCTCCAGGGGGCCGGGAAGACGACCAGCACCGGCAAGCTCGCCGCGCACTACAAGAGCAAGGGCCGCCGCGTGCTGCTCGTCGCGGCCGACACGCAGCGTCCCGCCGCGCGCGACCAGCTCGAAGTCCTCGCCAAGCAGGTGGGCGTGCCGGTCCTGAAGGTCGCGGACGGCGAGAGCCCCGCCGAGACGAAACGTCGCGTGGACGAGCACCTGAAGACCGACTTCCGCGACCTCGTCATCGTGGACACCGCCGGGCGCCTCCAGATCGACGAGGCACTGATGGACCAGCTGGCCGACCTCCAGGCCACCATGCAGCCCACCGAGAGCCTGCTCGTCGTGGACGCCATGACCGGCCAGGAGGCGCTGAACGTCGCGCAGACCTTCGACCAGCGCGTGAACGTCACGGGCCTGATCATCACGAAGATGGACGGCGACGCGCGCGGCGGCGCGGCACTCAGCGCGCGCAGCGTGACCGGCAAACCCATCTACTTCGCGGGCACCAGCGAGAAGATCGCCGGACTGGACGCCTTCCACCCCGACCGGGTCGCGGGACGCATCCTCGGCATGGGCGACGTGCTCGGCCTGATCGAACGCGCCCAGCAGGCCGACCTGAAAGCCATGGAAGTCAAGAAACCCGGCGACTTCGACCTGGAGGACCTGCTGCTGCAACTGCGGCAGATCCGCAAGATGGGCCCCCTGGGCGACCTGCTCAAGCTCATCCCCGGCATGAGCCGCGCGCTGCCCGAAGGCTTCAACATCGACGAGAAGCAGCTGCAGCGCATCGACGCCATGATCAGCTCCATGACCGTCAAGGAACGCCGCAACCCCAAGATCATCGACGGGCGCCGCCGCAAACGCATCGCGGCAGGCAGCGGGCACAGCGTGCAGGACATCAACAAACTCCTGAAGATGCACGAGCAGATGAAGGACATGATGAAGATGCTCCAGCGCATGAGCGGCCCCGGCGGCAAGGGCATGAAACCACCCCGCATGCCGAACGTCCCCCCCAGCCTCAAACGCTGA
- a CDS encoding nucleoside triphosphate pyrophosphohydrolase, which translates to MGKLVRDRIPDLFGGQTRLLNGEEYRAALRAKLQEEVAEYLDSGEPEELADVLEVLRALAALHSLSPEDLEALRRAKADVRGGFAGRVWWTST; encoded by the coding sequence ATGGGCAAACTCGTCCGCGACCGCATCCCGGACCTCTTCGGTGGGCAGACCCGCCTGCTGAACGGGGAGGAGTACCGCGCCGCGCTGCGCGCCAAGCTGCAGGAGGAGGTCGCGGAGTACCTCGACTCCGGCGAGCCCGAGGAACTGGCGGACGTGCTGGAGGTCCTGCGCGCCCTGGCGGCCCTGCACAGCCTGAGCCCCGAGGACCTGGAGGCGCTGCGCCGCGCGAAGGCGGACGTGCGCGGTGGCTTCGCGGGCCGGGTGTGGTGGACGTCAACCTAA
- a CDS encoding thiolase family protein: MQRAVIVAASRTPTGKFLGSLESVSAVDLGATTLRETLRRSGLDAALIEEVVMGQVVQAGSGQNPARQAALKAGLTHEVGALTINKVCGSGLKAVILAAQSIRAGDQHAVLAGGMESMSNAPHLLPGARKGYRLGHAQVLDANTHDGLWCSINDEGMGLTGERVAEKYAITREEQDAYATQSHRRAIAAQQEGRFNDEIVPMTVKGRKGDTVVDTDEGPRADTSEETLGRLKPAFKKDGSVTAGNAPGLNDGAASLMVVSADFAQAHGLTPLAEIIDYATGGLAPEWVMMTPVPATQKLLTKLGWQAGDVDLWELNEAFSVQSLAVARELGLDPERVNVNGGAVALGHPIGASGARILVTLLHALKQQDRETGIATLCMGGGNGLALAVRRVG, encoded by the coding sequence ATGCAAAGAGCAGTGATCGTCGCGGCCAGCCGCACGCCCACCGGGAAATTCCTCGGCAGCCTCGAGAGTGTCAGCGCCGTCGACCTGGGCGCCACCACCCTGCGTGAGACCCTGCGCCGCAGCGGCCTCGACGCCGCCCTGATCGAGGAAGTCGTCATGGGGCAGGTCGTGCAGGCGGGCAGCGGACAGAACCCCGCCCGGCAGGCCGCGCTGAAAGCCGGACTGACCCACGAGGTCGGCGCCCTGACCATCAACAAGGTGTGTGGCAGCGGCCTGAAAGCCGTGATCCTCGCCGCGCAGAGCATCCGCGCCGGGGACCAGCACGCCGTCCTCGCCGGGGGCATGGAAAGCATGAGCAACGCCCCGCACCTGCTGCCCGGCGCGCGCAAGGGCTACCGCCTGGGCCACGCGCAGGTCCTCGATGCGAACACTCACGACGGCCTGTGGTGCTCCATCAACGACGAGGGCATGGGCCTGACTGGCGAACGCGTCGCCGAAAAGTACGCGATCACGCGCGAGGAACAGGACGCCTACGCCACGCAGAGCCACCGCCGCGCCATCGCCGCGCAGCAGGAGGGCCGCTTCAATGACGAGATCGTCCCCATGACTGTCAAGGGCCGCAAGGGCGACACCGTCGTGGACACCGACGAAGGCCCCCGCGCCGATACCAGCGAGGAAACCCTGGGCCGCCTGAAACCCGCCTTCAAGAAAGACGGCAGCGTCACCGCCGGGAACGCCCCCGGCCTGAACGACGGCGCCGCCAGCCTCATGGTCGTCAGCGCCGACTTCGCCCAGGCACACGGCCTGACCCCCCTCGCGGAGATCATCGACTACGCCACCGGTGGCCTCGCCCCCGAGTGGGTCATGATGACGCCCGTCCCCGCCACGCAGAAACTCCTGACCAAGCTAGGCTGGCAGGCGGGCGACGTGGACCTGTGGGAACTCAACGAGGCGTTCAGCGTCCAGAGCCTCGCCGTCGCCCGCGAACTCGGCCTGGACCCCGAGCGCGTCAACGTGAATGGCGGCGCGGTCGCCCTCGGCCACCCCATCGGCGCCAGCGGCGCGCGCATCCTCGTGACCCTCCTGCACGCCCTGAAGCAGCAGGACAGGGAAACCGGCATCGCCACCCTGTGCATGGGCGGCGGCAACGGCCTCGCCCTGGCCGTCCGGAGGGTAGGCTGA
- a CDS encoding YciI family protein, giving the protein MTTLWIIESTYLKPTDEIAQVTPAHREWLDQHYRSGVFLTSGRKVDNTGGVIVAQADTLQELVDLFDHDPFVTSGCSRYKYTAFNPVKRGRAVQIEGVPLVE; this is encoded by the coding sequence ATGACGACCCTGTGGATCATCGAGAGCACCTACCTCAAGCCCACCGACGAGATCGCCCAGGTCACGCCCGCCCACCGCGAATGGCTCGACCAGCACTACCGCAGCGGCGTGTTTCTCACCAGCGGCCGCAAGGTCGACAACACCGGCGGCGTGATCGTCGCGCAGGCCGACACCCTGCAGGAACTCGTGGACCTGTTCGACCACGACCCCTTCGTCACCAGCGGCTGCTCCCGCTACAAATACACCGCCTTCAACCCCGTCAAACGCGGCCGGGCCGTGCAGATCGAGGGCGTTCCTCTCGTGGAGTGA
- a CDS encoding 3-hydroxyacyl-CoA dehydrogenase family protein, translating into MKFGVIGAGQMGGGIAQVAAQSGFDVVVQDVKQEFLDRGRAVIEKSLAKLHEKGRLTDTPDVILGRMEFKTDLNAFADCDLVVEAIVENEGVKADLFRQLGQIVKPEGVLASNTSSIPITALASASGRPERFIGMHFMNPVPLMQLVEVIRGYSTSDETAQFVTQTAERMGKTPLACNDFPGFVSNRILMPMLNEAIQCVMEGVAEPEAIDGIMKLGMNHPMGPLTLADFIGLDTCLAIMEVLHRGLGDDKYRPSPLLRKMVQAGLLGRKSGQGFYTY; encoded by the coding sequence ATGAAATTCGGAGTGATCGGAGCTGGACAGATGGGCGGCGGGATCGCGCAGGTCGCCGCGCAGAGTGGATTCGATGTGGTCGTGCAGGACGTGAAGCAGGAGTTCCTGGACCGGGGACGCGCCGTGATCGAGAAATCACTGGCGAAACTGCACGAGAAGGGCCGCCTGACGGACACGCCGGACGTGATCCTGGGCCGCATGGAGTTCAAGACGGACCTGAACGCGTTCGCGGACTGCGATCTGGTCGTGGAGGCCATCGTGGAGAACGAGGGGGTGAAGGCGGACCTGTTCCGGCAGCTGGGGCAGATCGTGAAGCCCGAAGGGGTGCTGGCGAGCAACACGAGCAGCATTCCGATCACGGCGCTGGCGAGCGCGTCGGGCCGCCCGGAGCGGTTCATCGGGATGCACTTCATGAACCCCGTGCCGCTGATGCAGCTCGTGGAGGTCATCCGGGGCTACAGCACCAGCGACGAGACCGCGCAGTTCGTCACGCAGACCGCCGAGCGGATGGGGAAGACCCCCCTGGCCTGCAACGACTTCCCAGGGTTCGTCAGCAACCGCATCCTGATGCCCATGCTGAACGAGGCCATCCAGTGCGTCATGGAAGGCGTCGCGGAACCCGAGGCCATCGACGGAATCATGAAACTCGGCATGAACCACCCCATGGGCCCCCTGACGCTGGCGGATTTCATCGGGCTGGACACCTGCCTCGCCATCATGGAAGTGCTGCACAGGGGGCTGGGCGACGACAAGTACCGCCCCAGCCCGCTGCTGCGCAAGATGGTGCAGGCGGGCCTGCTGGGCCGCAAGAGCGGGCAGGGCTTCTACACGTACTGA